From the Natronococcus sp. AD-5 genome, one window contains:
- a CDS encoding YegP family protein, giving the protein MSTYRHESHVETHCRRSSGRLQEGNTGQWRWRLDYNNGNIIVNSGCGFSSERRARQGIESVMTDALDGSVEEHLVRELSGP; this is encoded by the coding sequence TCACGAGTCCCACGTCGAAACGCATTGCAGGCGATCGTCTGGTCGACTCCAAGAGGGCAACACAGGTCAGTGGCGTTGGCGGCTTGATTATAACAACGGAAACATCATCGTCAACAGTGGTTGTGGATTCAGCTCCGAGCGCCGAGCGAGACAAGGGATCGAGAGCGTTATGACCGACGCTCTAGACGGATCGGTTGAAGAACACCTCGTCCGGGAACTCAGTGGTCCGTAA